The Elusimicrobia bacterium HGW-Elusimicrobia-1 genome contains the following window.
CGCCATAATCACAAATGATGTCTGCTATGTTTCCTTGTGCCGTTGACATTGGATTCCCAAAGTCGTCAAATTTTAAATTAGCTTTGATGTTTCCACCATCCAACATTGTCATTGCTCGCCATATGTTCCATTCCAGCATCAACGGAGTATCATATAAAGAATTGTCAAGAATTTGACTGAAAATAGTATTGATGTCTTCAAATGCACGATAATCCTTAATAGCACTAATTTGTTCAGTAATAATCGTTTCTTTTCTAATTTCTAATTCATCTGCAAAAATGTTTTTTAGTTCTTGTAACGTATATGTTCCAGATATTTGCAAATTAGGAAACTCAGACCGAATTTTTTGTTCGAGCAATTCCCTGTCATCGGTTAAAAGTGAAGGAAGTAATGGATTACCTAAATATTCAACATATTGTCTTTCATTGTTGACAAAACAAGGTTCTCTGTCGGTGTTTTCTAAAAAATAGTCAACCTCTTGAATTTTTTCAGGAACAATTGAAATTGACTTACCTAAATGTGAAATATTTATCAAACCTGTTGCTCTAAAATAGCGAAAACAAGCATCTGCATAATCACGCATATTACTTGCTTTGGTTTTAAGAAACTTTACAAGCGAAGCATCATTGGTTTCTCTTGTTCTTGTATTTCCTGAACTTATTTCAGCATTATAAATGTCATTGAGCTCATTCTCCAAGCATTCTGCACGAAAATTTTTGTAATTTCCTTCGTTTTGTGCTTTTGCAATCCTGAATCGGTCAATTTTCGAAACAATGGCATCGAATTGTCTGTAATCTACTAACTGCAGTCCGAAAAGCATTAACTCATCAAATTTCAGTGAACCAAAATGACGAATCAATCGAAACAATTCAAGATATGGCTTTACCCAAAAATCAGCTGAGTTTTCGCTCGGTTTATGATAAGGCGATGGTATTTGAAATTTGAGTAACTGCCTTAAAAATATTTCTTCTTTTCGCTTAGTTGTTACTAATTCTACCCCTGCCTGAGTTAAGGTGATTGTTGGAGATAAAACAACAAAGCCAAGCGATTTTGGTGCTCTGTTTATTCTATCTCGTGCACTAAAGGCAGGATCATTTGCACCTTCTCCGTTGAAAAAGTTTTCTTCTTTCAACAGTTCCATAAATGCCCTTTGGGTATCAGTATTCCATTTTTGACCTGAAAAATGAGTATTCAATAACTCAATTTCAGGAATCATTTTGGCTGGAGTCCTTGGAGATGTTGTAACGAATATTATTTTACTATCTATTCTTGCCATATTAATAAACCAATTCTAGTTGAGAATCATATTTATTAGTATAGTCATATCTGATATTTCCATAATTTGAAAGCAAGATATGGCTTGCTTCTGACTTAAATCTGTTTCTAATATTAACTGCATATGATTTTCCATATTCATCAACAATCATATCTCCGTATAACTTTTCAGTTAATGGAGTTCTGCCAATTACCATAAGTGCTTTACATTTAAGTTGCTTGTATTGATTGGCTAATTCAATATGATTTTTTTCATTAAATCCGTCTTTATGTTCTACATTGCCGTAGTCTGAAAAAACACAATCGTAAGGCGGGTCTAAAAACATAAAATCATCTTCGGTCGCCATTTTAAAAATCTCGGAATAGTCGAGATTATAAATTTCTGTGTTAGCAAATAGTTTGCTGTGAGATTTTGTAACCAAAGAAGTATTCAAGTTGGCATATCGTCCATAAGGCACGTTAAACTCGCCTTTGGCATTGTAGCGTATCATTCCCGAATATGCGGTCTTGTTAATGAAGAAATAAAACAAGGCATCAGAATATTTCTTTTCAGTCAACCCATTGAACATATCTCTAATTTGATAATAAAGATGCTCATTATCGTCTACAACTCTTTTGTCCGGGGCTTTGCTTTTTAATGCTTCAAATTTTTTTCGATTTATGGTGTAAATTTTTTCGATTTCAGTCAGCTCGCTTTTAAGTGTTTCAAAGTCGTTTTTAACGCCTAAGTAAAACGATATTAATTTTGAATTAATGTCATTTATGATTGCTCCCTTTGGTTCTAAATGAAAAAATAATGCTCCACCACCAAAAAATGGTTCAATATATTTACCACTAAAGTTCGGTATGTGCCTTATAAGTTTTGGTATTTCTTTCGATTTTCCGCCTCTATACTTTACCAATGGTTTCATATTGCTACTTTCTCCATTCTTTTAGCGAGCCAAGGATGGCGAGCATTCTTGACGGGCGAGGTTTTATTTCTTTTATCTTAACCATAACAGTTTTTGTCCACCTCGGCATGTCACACAACATTTCATATCCGCAATTATTCGTTTATTATACCGAAAGACAGACAATATGCGCAAGTTTCGACGACTGGGTGCGTTTATTTTAGCCCTGTACGACCGGCCAATGCCCGGGACGGCGGGCTGGGTATAAACCCTACTTTATCCCGATTCTCCCGCCTACGGCGTCCTGTTCCGAAA
Protein-coding sequences here:
- a CDS encoding DNA methyltransferase, with the protein product MKPLVKYRGGKSKEIPKLIRHIPNFSGKYIEPFFGGGALFFHLEPKGAIINDINSKLISFYLGVKNDFETLKSELTEIEKIYTINRKKFEALKSKAPDKRVVDDNEHLYYQIRDMFNGLTEKKYSDALFYFFINKTAYSGMIRYNAKGEFNVPYGRYANLNTSLVTKSHSKLFANTEIYNLDYSEIFKMATEDDFMFLDPPYDCVFSDYGNVEHKDGFNEKNHIELANQYKQLKCKALMVIGRTPLTEKLYGDMIVDEYGKSYAVNIRNRFKSEASHILLSNYGNIRYDYTNKYDSQLELVY
- a CDS encoding AlwI family type II restriction endonuclease encodes the protein MARIDSKIIFVTTSPRTPAKMIPEIELLNTHFSGQKWNTDTQRAFMELLKEENFFNGEGANDPAFSARDRINRAPKSLGFVVLSPTITLTQAGVELVTTKRKEEIFLRQLLKFQIPSPYHKPSENSADFWVKPYLELFRLIRHFGSLKFDELMLFGLQLVDYRQFDAIVSKIDRFRIAKAQNEGNYKNFRAECLENELNDIYNAEISSGNTRTRETNDASLVKFLKTKASNMRDYADACFRYFRATGLINISHLGKSISIVPEKIQEVDYFLENTDREPCFVNNERQYVEYLGNPLLPSLLTDDRELLEQKIRSEFPNLQISGTYTLQELKNIFADELEIRKETIITEQISAIKDYRAFEDINTIFSQILDNSLYDTPLMLEWNIWRAMTMLDGGNIKANLKFDDFGNPMSTAQGNIADIICDYGDFGLTVEVTMQTGQRQYETEGEPVSRHLAKLKKEINKPAYCLFIAPNINDACIAHFYALHKMNIGYYGGTSTIVPLPLNIFQKMVDDSYKASYIPEPSHVKRFFERSNELANECDNEISWYEKISEEALNWLRT